One genomic segment of Panicum virgatum strain AP13 chromosome 2N, P.virgatum_v5, whole genome shotgun sequence includes these proteins:
- the LOC120659800 gene encoding uncharacterized protein LOC120659800 isoform X2: MVDWWRRRPTGQGGHRGGQTVAVRLRNARKAQPCRSPGPADGQCRDDRGRRLHRCLCVAACRCRAVPACRDCGVGARCARRAAAWLLPAFSSCGMATNMKSRNRPAIDSKLFIQKTDAKKRTKENNQANQKIRDWEAILQFNGARTGRPLRRLLPDAGWGFSSEGLCTTPFNGLRVRVDPPVKSLRSSFWLVGRSGSTLNKRGAVGLRSDRSQSTLGSTPTALLLLPRQHRPSSSLTRTALRRPLQGAAARPTGGPRRGRQGAARAGPSCHAKAAARAGSLGAASSALISRGRDRRSGDRRGGGPCVPLPCGSTSSHERLEILDDERRVLCFRVVGWEIHGSRRGPVQMGQHRETIQH; this comes from the exons ATGGTGGactggtggcgccggcggccaacCGGCCAGGGCGGCCACCGTGGAGGGCAGACGGTGGCGGTGCGACTGCGCAACGCCCGCAAGGCGCAGCCGTGCAGGAGTCCAGGGCCGGCCGATGGGCAATGCCGCGATGACCGCGGTCGGCGACTACACAGGTGTCTGTGCGTGGCTGCGTGCAGGTGCCGCGCAGTGCCAGCGTGCCGTGACTGCGGTGTGGGTGCTAggtgcgcgcgccgcgccgccgcgtggcTGCTTCCGGCCTTCTCCAGCTGCGGCATG GCCACAAACATGAAGAGCAGAAATCGTCCTGCTATTGACTCGAAGTTATTTATACAAAAAACTGATGCAAAGAAGAGAACTAAAGAGAATAATCAGGCCAATCAGAAGATCAGGGATTGGGAAGCTATTCTACAATTT AACGGTGCTCGTACTGGCCGCCCTTTACGCCGGCTCTTGCCTGATGCTGGCTGGGGCTTCTCAAGTGAGGGACTTTGCACCACACCCTTCAATGGCTTGA GGGTCCGGGTCGACCCACCTGTGAAGTCGCTTCGCTCCTCATTTTGGCTCGTGGGCCGGAGCGGTTCGACCCTAAACAAAAGAGGAGCAGTAGGGTTAAGATCCGATCGATCCCAATCGACCCTAGGGTCGACCCCGACGGCGCTTCTCCTCCTCCCGCGACAgcaccgcccctcctcctccctcacgAGGACAGCGCTCCGACGGCCGTtacagggggcggcggcgcggcctacAGGCGGCCCGCGACGGGGGCGCCagggggcggcgcgcgcagGGCCCAGCTGCCACGCGAAGGCGGCCGCGCGTGCAGGGTCCCTCggcgcggcgagctccgccctgATCTCCCGAGGCCGCGACCGACGGTCGGGGgataggaggggagggggcccGTGCGTACCCCTGCCCTGTGGATCCACCAGCAGCCACGAGCGGCTCGAGATCCTCGACGACGAGCGCCGCGTGCTCTGCTTCCGCGTCGTCGGCTGGGAGATCCATG GGAGCAGAAGGGGACCTGTCCAGATGGGGCAACACAGGGAGACTATTCAGCACTGA
- the LOC120659800 gene encoding uncharacterized protein LOC120659800 isoform X1 has product MVDWWRRRPTGQGGHRGGQTVAVRLRNARKAQPCRSPGPADGQCRDDRGRRLHRCLCVAACRCRAVPACRDCGVGARCARRAAAWLLPAFSSCGMATNMKSRNRPAIDSKLFIQKTDAKKRTKENNQANQKIRDWEAILQFNGARTGRPLRRLLPDAGWGFSSEGLCTTPFNGLSRCSHGPPSFPVFGHQGCVPAFLPFLQTRYMSYKDRYLMPLVSFALQGVRVDPPVKSLRSSFWLVGRSGSTLNKRGAVGLRSDRSQSTLGSTPTALLLLPRQHRPSSSLTRTALRRPLQGAAARPTGGPRRGRQGAARAGPSCHAKAAARAGSLGAASSALISRGRDRRSGDRRGGGPCVPLPCGSTSSHERLEILDDERRVLCFRVVGWEIHGSRRGPVQMGQHRETIQH; this is encoded by the exons ATGGTGGactggtggcgccggcggccaacCGGCCAGGGCGGCCACCGTGGAGGGCAGACGGTGGCGGTGCGACTGCGCAACGCCCGCAAGGCGCAGCCGTGCAGGAGTCCAGGGCCGGCCGATGGGCAATGCCGCGATGACCGCGGTCGGCGACTACACAGGTGTCTGTGCGTGGCTGCGTGCAGGTGCCGCGCAGTGCCAGCGTGCCGTGACTGCGGTGTGGGTGCTAggtgcgcgcgccgcgccgccgcgtggcTGCTTCCGGCCTTCTCCAGCTGCGGCATG GCCACAAACATGAAGAGCAGAAATCGTCCTGCTATTGACTCGAAGTTATTTATACAAAAAACTGATGCAAAGAAGAGAACTAAAGAGAATAATCAGGCCAATCAGAAGATCAGGGATTGGGAAGCTATTCTACAATTT AACGGTGCTCGTACTGGCCGCCCTTTACGCCGGCTCTTGCCTGATGCTGGCTGGGGCTTCTCAAGTGAGGGACTTTGCACCACACCCTTCAATGGCTTGAGTAGGTGCTCGCATGGCCCACCTTCTTTTCCTGTGTTTGGGCACCAAGGATGTGTGCCCGCCTTTCTTCCTTTCCTACAAACAAGGTACATGTCGTACAAGGACCGATACCTCATGCCGTTGGTTTCTTTCGCCCTGCAAGGGGTCCGGGTCGACCCACCTGTGAAGTCGCTTCGCTCCTCATTTTGGCTCGTGGGCCGGAGCGGTTCGACCCTAAACAAAAGAGGAGCAGTAGGGTTAAGATCCGATCGATCCCAATCGACCCTAGGGTCGACCCCGACGGCGCTTCTCCTCCTCCCGCGACAgcaccgcccctcctcctccctcacgAGGACAGCGCTCCGACGGCCGTtacagggggcggcggcgcggcctacAGGCGGCCCGCGACGGGGGCGCCagggggcggcgcgcgcagGGCCCAGCTGCCACGCGAAGGCGGCCGCGCGTGCAGGGTCCCTCggcgcggcgagctccgccctgATCTCCCGAGGCCGCGACCGACGGTCGGGGgataggaggggagggggcccGTGCGTACCCCTGCCCTGTGGATCCACCAGCAGCCACGAGCGGCTCGAGATCCTCGACGACGAGCGCCGCGTGCTCTGCTTCCGCGTCGTCGGCTGGGAGATCCATG GGAGCAGAAGGGGACCTGTCCAGATGGGGCAACACAGGGAGACTATTCAGCACTGA
- the LOC120659800 gene encoding uncharacterized protein LOC120659800 isoform X3 produces the protein MKSRNRPAIDSKLFIQKTDAKKRTKENNQANQKIRDWEAILQFNGARTGRPLRRLLPDAGWGFSSEGLCTTPFNGLSRCSHGPPSFPVFGHQGCVPAFLPFLQTRYMSYKDRYLMPLVSFALQGVRVDPPVKSLRSSFWLVGRSGSTLNKRGAVGLRSDRSQSTLGSTPTALLLLPRQHRPSSSLTRTALRRPLQGAAARPTGGPRRGRQGAARAGPSCHAKAAARAGSLGAASSALISRGRDRRSGDRRGGGPCVPLPCGSTSSHERLEILDDERRVLCFRVVGWEIHGSRRGPVQMGQHRETIQH, from the exons ATGAAGAGCAGAAATCGTCCTGCTATTGACTCGAAGTTATTTATACAAAAAACTGATGCAAAGAAGAGAACTAAAGAGAATAATCAGGCCAATCAGAAGATCAGGGATTGGGAAGCTATTCTACAATTT AACGGTGCTCGTACTGGCCGCCCTTTACGCCGGCTCTTGCCTGATGCTGGCTGGGGCTTCTCAAGTGAGGGACTTTGCACCACACCCTTCAATGGCTTGAGTAGGTGCTCGCATGGCCCACCTTCTTTTCCTGTGTTTGGGCACCAAGGATGTGTGCCCGCCTTTCTTCCTTTCCTACAAACAAGGTACATGTCGTACAAGGACCGATACCTCATGCCGTTGGTTTCTTTCGCCCTGCAAGGGGTCCGGGTCGACCCACCTGTGAAGTCGCTTCGCTCCTCATTTTGGCTCGTGGGCCGGAGCGGTTCGACCCTAAACAAAAGAGGAGCAGTAGGGTTAAGATCCGATCGATCCCAATCGACCCTAGGGTCGACCCCGACGGCGCTTCTCCTCCTCCCGCGACAgcaccgcccctcctcctccctcacgAGGACAGCGCTCCGACGGCCGTtacagggggcggcggcgcggcctacAGGCGGCCCGCGACGGGGGCGCCagggggcggcgcgcgcagGGCCCAGCTGCCACGCGAAGGCGGCCGCGCGTGCAGGGTCCCTCggcgcggcgagctccgccctgATCTCCCGAGGCCGCGACCGACGGTCGGGGgataggaggggagggggcccGTGCGTACCCCTGCCCTGTGGATCCACCAGCAGCCACGAGCGGCTCGAGATCCTCGACGACGAGCGCCGCGTGCTCTGCTTCCGCGTCGTCGGCTGGGAGATCCATG GGAGCAGAAGGGGACCTGTCCAGATGGGGCAACACAGGGAGACTATTCAGCACTGA